The following are from one region of the Terriglobales bacterium genome:
- a CDS encoding response regulator transcription factor, whose product MADKISVLLVDDHSLVRRGFRRILDDEPDISVVGEAGNGEEAIRLARELRPRVVVMDCALPGVNGLVATRQILEKSPKVSVLMLSMHSEDTWVRQALDAGARGYILKNAVDLELPVAIRRVAAGEIVLDPQVARPDTLKGERNWGLTERELEILQLIVDGKSNKDIAAHLDLSVNTVAVHRANIMEALGIHKTAELVVYAIRNGLVNIP is encoded by the coding sequence ATGGCGGATAAGATTTCCGTTCTGTTGGTGGATGACCACAGCCTCGTACGGCGCGGGTTCCGACGCATTCTCGATGATGAACCCGATATCTCGGTGGTTGGCGAAGCCGGCAATGGCGAAGAAGCCATCCGGCTAGCCCGTGAACTCCGACCCAGAGTCGTAGTGATGGATTGCGCTCTTCCGGGAGTGAATGGCCTGGTTGCGACCCGCCAGATTTTAGAAAAGTCGCCTAAGGTTTCCGTTCTCATGCTCAGCATGCATTCCGAAGATACCTGGGTGCGCCAGGCCCTGGATGCCGGTGCGCGCGGGTACATCCTCAAGAATGCGGTTGATCTGGAATTGCCGGTAGCGATACGCCGTGTGGCAGCGGGGGAAATCGTGCTTGATCCCCAGGTCGCCCGCCCCGACACGCTCAAGGGAGAACGGAACTGGGGGTTGACCGAGCGCGAGCTGGAAATTCTGCAGCTGATCGTCGATGGCAAGTCGAACAAGGATATTGCCGCGCATCTCGACCTCAGCGTGAACACCGTAGCGGTTCATCGCGCCAATATCATGGAAGCGCTGGGCATTCACAAGACGGCAGAGCTCGTGGTATATGCCATCCGCAACGGGCTGGTGAATATTCCTTGA
- a CDS encoding radical SAM protein, producing MNIAPTKRKLRALSWHLRQAHVVAKALHSRRHPIVAHIIPTRRCNLSCTYCNEFDDFSKPVPVELMLRRVDRLHELGTTIITISGGEPLLHPQLDDIIRRIRHHRMIATLITNGYLLTPERIRQLNRADLDHLQISIDNVRPDDVSKKSLKVLDKKLQWLAEHAEFQVNINSVVGSAIENPEDATAISRRAHELGFAVTIGVVHDGGGGLHPLNDRQHRVYSDLVNIGSKSFSSFAYYNQFQKNLVRGLSNDWHCRAGSRYVYVCEDGLVHYCSQQRGCPGIPLEQYGPQDLEREYHSVKSCAPYCTISCVHQTSMIDQFRENPREALARFFPPRPGRKEAFNLPIPVRAMTWLFLPGAPGSRRQLLTQTFTRAALRLLGVR from the coding sequence ATGAATATCGCACCTACTAAGCGTAAGCTGCGAGCGCTGTCGTGGCATTTGCGGCAGGCGCACGTCGTGGCTAAGGCTCTGCATTCCCGCCGCCATCCCATTGTGGCGCACATTATTCCCACGCGCAGATGCAATCTCTCCTGCACTTATTGCAATGAGTTCGACGATTTTTCCAAGCCTGTGCCTGTCGAGCTCATGCTGCGGCGCGTGGACCGCCTCCACGAACTCGGCACCACCATCATCACCATCAGCGGCGGCGAACCGCTGCTCCATCCGCAATTGGACGACATCATCAGGCGCATCCGGCATCACCGCATGATCGCCACCCTGATCACCAATGGTTACCTGCTGACGCCGGAGCGCATACGTCAGCTGAACCGCGCCGATCTCGATCACCTGCAGATCAGCATCGACAACGTTCGGCCCGACGACGTTTCCAAGAAGAGCCTGAAGGTACTCGACAAGAAACTGCAGTGGCTGGCCGAGCATGCAGAGTTTCAGGTCAATATCAATTCGGTGGTTGGGTCTGCGATCGAAAATCCGGAAGACGCCACCGCCATCTCACGCCGCGCTCACGAACTTGGATTCGCAGTCACAATTGGAGTCGTTCATGATGGTGGCGGCGGACTTCATCCGCTGAATGATCGCCAGCACCGGGTTTATTCCGACCTGGTAAACATCGGCTCAAAATCGTTTTCCAGCTTTGCCTATTACAACCAGTTCCAGAAAAATCTGGTGCGCGGATTATCGAACGATTGGCATTGCCGGGCTGGCAGCCGCTACGTTTACGTCTGTGAGGATGGCCTCGTGCATTATTGCTCGCAGCAGCGCGGCTGTCCGGGAATTCCGCTCGAGCAATATGGCCCGCAGGATCTCGAGCGTGAGTATCACAGCGTGAAGTCGTGTGCTCCCTACTGCACGATTTCCTGCGTTCATCAAACGTCGATGATCGACCAGTTCCGCGAAAATCCCCGGGAAGCGCTGGCTCGTTTCTTTCCACCCCGGCCCGGCCGGAAAGAAGCCTTCAATTTGCCAATTCCCGTGCGCGCCATGACGTGGCTGTTCCTCCCCGGCGCTCCGGGAAGCCGACGCCAGTTGCTGACCCAAACCTTCACGCGCGCCGCGCTGCGCCTGCTCGGAGTGCGATAG
- a CDS encoding phosphatase PAP2 family protein produces the protein MRRAEWIQLVFVSILALVAWIRPLTAVRRWRVALLAALAIVLIVLARISASFLPPLASSVIRDWLPALLLLVPYWQTGLLFTAPDPDLEKKLSIFDQRVFATLRLDPARIRLGPLLSLWFELAYVLAYPLVPLGLAALYLTHRRAQADWYWQAVLVASYICYAITLFVPAFPPRMLKERRSSASERTRMRKLNEGILARAGIQAITFPSAHVASSTAAALFLLRLNLPLGLIFLAIALSIAAATVIGGYHYAADALLALVIAVLGFVSIFVVH, from the coding sequence ATGCGGCGCGCCGAATGGATCCAGTTGGTCTTCGTCTCGATCCTGGCTCTCGTGGCCTGGATTCGTCCCCTCACGGCTGTGCGGCGCTGGCGGGTGGCCCTGTTGGCAGCCCTGGCCATCGTTCTGATTGTGCTGGCAAGAATTTCGGCTTCCTTCCTCCCGCCGCTTGCGTCTTCGGTGATTCGCGACTGGCTGCCGGCGCTGTTATTGCTCGTGCCTTATTGGCAGACTGGTCTTCTCTTTACCGCTCCAGATCCTGATCTGGAGAAAAAGCTTTCAATATTCGACCAGCGCGTGTTCGCGACGCTTCGCCTCGATCCCGCCAGGATAAGGCTAGGGCCACTGCTCTCTCTCTGGTTCGAACTGGCTTACGTGCTCGCTTATCCTTTGGTTCCGCTGGGCCTGGCGGCGCTCTACCTGACTCATCGGCGAGCGCAGGCGGATTGGTACTGGCAGGCGGTTCTGGTGGCGAGCTATATCTGCTACGCCATTACCCTCTTCGTGCCGGCGTTCCCTCCGCGCATGCTGAAAGAGCGCCGGAGTTCCGCATCTGAGCGTACTCGCATGCGAAAACTGAACGAGGGTATTCTCGCCCGCGCCGGGATTCAGGCCATCACCTTTCCCAGCGCTCATGTGGCATCGTCCACCGCAGCTGCGCTCTTTCTGCTGCGCCTCAATCTGCCACTAGGGCTCATTTTTCTGGCCATCGCGCTCAGCATTGCCGCAGCCACCGTGATAGGGGGATATCATTACGCAGCGGATGCCTTGCTGGCTCTGGTCATAGCGGTGCTGGGGTTTGTTTCCATCTTTGTGGTCCATTAG
- a CDS encoding CRTAC1 family protein yields MTRRSFLYALSGGLVGFSAGSALPSLAYPEAPSSPGFRLVDVTGNAGIQFHHNSGAYGGKLLPETLGSGCAFLDYDRDGWQDILLVNGMDWPGHKRQRSTLHLYRNNRNGTFTDVTRSAGLDVEMYGMGVAVGDYNNDGFPDILITCVGQNHLFKNTGKGSFVDVTHASGLGGRQSFSTSALWFDFDRDGLLDLFVCNYVKWSPEHDVFCSLDGKHKSYCTPEAYRGETCWLFHNRGDGTFEDVTATSGIFDTSSKSLGVAMLDDDRDDWPDLLVANDTQPNKLYRNQHNGTFKDIAVEAGIAFSAEGKARAGMGVDVADFDNSGSPGVAITNFDNEMMGLYRAVSRGGFEDVAVEAGVGRASKTTLGFGCMFIDAGLRGALDLMAVNGHIDDTVRNIRYGVGYAQPPHLFLNDGKGHFRDVAAEVGPDFAKPKVGRGLAYGDFDRDGDLDILVTSNNGPAFLYRNDQLSGNRSIRLHLVGTKSNRDAIGAKVRIFYAGSSQSRLVKGGSSYLSQSELPLTFGLGKQDVIERAVIEWPSGRTEEYKNLAAGRSYECVEGKGITPQQGF; encoded by the coding sequence GTGACCCGCAGATCTTTTCTCTATGCCCTCTCAGGCGGACTCGTGGGGTTCTCAGCCGGATCTGCTCTGCCCTCGCTTGCCTATCCCGAAGCGCCATCCAGTCCAGGTTTTCGCCTCGTCGATGTTACAGGTAACGCAGGCATCCAGTTTCACCACAACAGCGGCGCCTACGGCGGAAAGCTGTTGCCCGAGACGCTGGGCTCCGGTTGCGCCTTCCTCGACTATGATCGCGACGGCTGGCAGGACATCCTTCTGGTCAATGGCATGGATTGGCCCGGCCATAAACGGCAGCGATCCACGCTGCATCTCTACCGCAATAATCGCAACGGAACGTTTACTGACGTCACTCGCAGTGCCGGTCTTGATGTCGAGATGTATGGCATGGGAGTGGCGGTCGGGGACTACAACAACGATGGATTTCCTGACATCCTCATCACCTGCGTGGGACAGAATCATCTCTTCAAGAACACCGGCAAGGGCTCGTTTGTGGATGTGACGCACGCTAGCGGTCTCGGGGGCAGACAAAGCTTCAGCACCTCAGCCCTGTGGTTCGACTTCGACCGCGACGGCCTGCTCGATCTTTTTGTATGCAATTACGTGAAGTGGTCTCCTGAACACGACGTCTTCTGCAGTCTCGATGGAAAGCACAAATCCTACTGCACACCGGAGGCTTACCGCGGCGAAACCTGCTGGCTGTTTCATAATCGCGGCGACGGAACTTTCGAAGATGTGACTGCAACCAGCGGGATCTTCGACACCAGTTCCAAATCGCTGGGCGTAGCCATGCTCGACGACGACCGCGATGACTGGCCGGATCTGCTGGTCGCCAATGACACCCAGCCCAATAAGCTCTACCGCAATCAACACAATGGCACGTTCAAGGATATTGCAGTAGAAGCCGGGATTGCCTTCAGCGCGGAAGGAAAAGCGCGCGCCGGTATGGGCGTGGATGTCGCCGACTTCGATAATTCCGGCAGCCCGGGCGTAGCGATTACCAACTTCGACAACGAAATGATGGGACTGTACCGCGCCGTCAGTCGTGGCGGGTTTGAGGATGTGGCAGTGGAAGCCGGCGTAGGACGAGCCTCCAAGACCACACTCGGCTTTGGCTGCATGTTCATCGATGCCGGCCTGCGCGGCGCTCTCGACCTCATGGCGGTGAATGGACATATTGATGACACGGTTCGGAACATCCGCTATGGGGTCGGCTATGCGCAGCCGCCACACTTGTTCCTCAATGACGGGAAGGGTCACTTTCGCGACGTGGCCGCCGAAGTCGGGCCAGATTTTGCCAAGCCGAAAGTTGGACGAGGCCTGGCTTACGGCGATTTCGATCGCGATGGCGATTTGGACATTCTGGTTACAAGCAACAACGGCCCGGCATTTCTCTACCGCAATGATCAGCTTTCAGGGAATCGCAGCATCCGCCTTCACCTGGTCGGGACGAAGTCCAATCGCGACGCCATCGGTGCGAAAGTGCGGATTTTCTACGCTGGCTCGAGTCAGTCGCGACTGGTAAAGGGTGGATCGAGTTATTTGTCGCAATCGGAGTTGCCTCTGACGTTCGGCCTGGGCAAGCAGGACGTCATCGAGCGCGCAGTAATCGAATGGCCAAGCGGCCGCACCGAGGAATACAAGAACCTGGCTGCCGGGCGAAGCTACGAATGCGTCGAAGGCAAAGGGATCACGCCGCAGCAGGGGTTCTAG